From the Ammospiza caudacuta isolate bAmmCau1 chromosome 1, bAmmCau1.pri, whole genome shotgun sequence genome, the window GTACATAGCAGAGCCCAGAAATGAAGCGAGCTTTCTGTGGTCTGGTGCTGCTCACTTAGTAAGTCTGCATTTAATTAGCTACTTCTGAAATATGACAAGGAGAAAACACAGGATTTACCAGCCCAGTTGCATTTCTAACCCAGGGCTCagtattgttttgttttaaggTGATGATTATAATCATAAATACCAAAACAGCCCATGTCCACAGGAAGTTCATCAAGCTTTCAGTGCTTTTGGAAAGCATATCCACCCTCATCCATTCTGGACAATCTCCTAGCCTGGGGGAGTGTGGATGGACAGGCTGCCATGCACAGACATTAGCAACTTTGCCCTTTCAAACACCAAGTGACAAGTGACTCGGAGATTATTCTTTCTTTGGTTTAGTCCTTTATTTTAGATCTGCCTCTTCAGTGCAAATAATAATTTGCTTCTTCTTCACTATAAacctgagggtttttttttttttttggtgaagtGTTGTGGTCCTCAAAGAGTTTTGAAAAGGTCTCAGAGGAACACATATAGTGCTAAAAGAAGTCCAAAAAACACTTAAGCTAGTGAAAATCTATGAGCTAGTTGAACCTAAGggggtgtggggctgctgtACAATGGTCACATAGTCCAGaaagaaaactgtattttcacAAGATCTGGGAAATGGTGCCCCTGGAAGAGAGGAAGGAGTACCTATCCAGTTACTGTGGCAGACACTTCCatagaataaataataaaactgaaagaaaatcttagAAAACAGTATGATAAAATATGTTTATATGTTACAAAGAAGTAAAAACTGTTTATTCTACTCttgtccctgtgctgagcatACCTCAGCCAAAGGAGAAGCTCAGCCTTCTTTTTTGCCTCCTTGAGGACCAAGGAAAGTTTGTGATGGTGGGCTCCTTTAAGACCCAAATATCATAGGCAGGTTTTGTGGTCTCTCTTCTCATTTAATCAGGCCTGGAAAGGCTTTGCTGATTACAAATGAGAAGATGCTGTGTTAGCTCCTCCTCCACTGGTTTGTTTGCTTCTTATAGCCCTAGTCCTCTCTACCTGCCCTACCAGTGGAGTTATCACTGTGGTCCTAccaaggaagaaggaaagagggCCCTTTCAAAAAGAAGTAGAGCTAAATTGCAAGGTAAGGTCTGGTCATGCTGGAGAAGGGCTGTTGGTGTTGAATTAGCCCTAAGACTACTTTGTAATGTATGAGGTAAAGTTGAGCTTTTACAGCTCTTGGACTCTGTTTCCCATTTTCATGTAAAACTGGTAACTTCATGATAGGTCCCCTGTTTATTGACCTTTACCCCTAGCTTTAGGTGGACCCTATCCAAATGGCTCAACAGAGCAGCCTGAGAGCTCTGGGTCCCCCTGGGGAGGAGGATGTTGCAGCAgacagccaaacccagcagcctGCCAGACCTCGGTCCGGTAGATCCCGGAGAAGGAGGCGTagacaggcagctcctgcatccCGAGGAAAAGATGAACCTAGGACTGTTCAAGGTGATCTGTGAGAAAGGGGTGGTAGTATTGGCTGAGGAGGGGGATGAGTGCTACTTAATTTCAATTGCTATTCCTTGTTTGTCTTGTCTGTATTCACATAGGAAACTCCCTCAAAATAAGAGCTCAAAAGTAAAAGAGCTCTAGGTGACACCACTATGGCTGTCTTGTTAGCATTTTCAGGGCTGCTGTTTATTGACCTGcacaaaattttgttttatgtCCTTGCTCTGGCTCTCTTCTCCAAGAGCTAAAACCCCCTGTTAACTTacaaagaaaacagagcaaTATCATCTTAGAGGGCTTAGTCGAGAATTCCTTCTTTTATGTGACATAGGTCTGGCTTTGAAACTTTACTCAAGGCATCTTTATAGAGGGCTTGGAGTTCAGGCTGGTTCACTATGGTTTGAGTGGAGTTACTTGCCAGTCTCAGCAGTGTTACCCTCCCGCTGTGCAGATTGGCTCTGCAGCTCACCAAGAGCAAATGCCATGTAGGCTCTACTGGGTTTGTACCCACCCAGTGTGGCTTAGAGTTAGAGAAAGAGCAGCACAGTAATTTCCTACTGGCTCTTGTCCTGAGGAACCCAAAGGCTTCTTTGCAGCAGAACTGCAAGGCAAGGATGCTGCCAGGTGTCTTTGTTATAGGCAAAGGCATAGGTAGGCAGCTAGCTTCCAGACCTTACAGCCAACTTACATGTACAGCAAGCCTCCTTCTAGATTGCAGAGATTTTTTAATATACACAGACCTCCTCTCATGAGGAGACAATCTTCATGGAGAGCTCCAAACTCCCTTCTGTGCTTGCAGTTCAGAGTGGTGGGAGTTCCTGTAGCCTGGGAGAAGGTTTGATGGTGTAACACAAACCCTTTTCAAAGGCCACAGCTGGGCCGTGATAAAGATTGTCTGGTAAGATTGTGTAGCAATATTTCAAGGTCAAAACTCCTTTTCCTTAGCACTTCTGAGATGATAGAAGGACcacaaagaaagagaaactaAGAAAAGGTATATTGGTGGGGTGGAGAGTGTGGGAGAGGCAGAGGTGATAAAAGGGGCCAGAAGTAAATCAAATGAGTTAAGCTCTTGAATGAAAGGCAAAATAAAGTATTGAACTCAAGAATGATTTGTAGCTAGGTTTTTACCTTCcttcaaatttgtttttcttgctcTAGTCTTCTGTTAAAGTGAGCATGTTAGATGGATTGCAGGACTGTTGCAGTGGTTTGTATGGAGCTGGGAGAACACTGAAATCCAAGAGCATTGTGGTCATTTTCCCTGGCTTTAGTTCCAGCCTTAGTTAACCTGAGCATGAGGTGTCTCTGCCCTTACTGGGAAGACAGGAAGGGCTGTTTTCACAACAGTAGAGGCCAGCAAAATGGAGTGCAGTTAATTCTTAATTCTGACCTTGGAAAAATGATGCTGAGTCCTGTGataaacaatttattttctcaaagGCTTAGGGTGAGGCTGGGGGGAAGTGGTATGAGAcacctttaaaatatttagtggTTAGGTAATGTAAGGCCAATCAGACACAAGATTTTCCTTGGCTTTGGCTTTGGATCTTTTTGTTCTGCTTGATCTAATCTTGTTACTTTGCCCCGCAGTCTACAAATTTAGCAGTCACGCCCCACCAGCGAGCGGGCACTGCAGTGGTGGCGGCTCTCGGAgacctgagctgcctgatgaTGGAGATGTGATGGGAATGATGGCCAGGGCTGCGGGATACTGGGTGAGGCCAGAAACTCCTCGGTGCTGGGTCAGAGGCTGCGCTTGTGCTTGTGCCTGCTCGGAGGCGGAGCGAGAAGAAGGCCATCCTTCTGGGAGCCGTGTGCTGCCATCTGAGCTGGATGAAGACGACAGCTCGACCTCCATGATAAGAGAGGAATTATTTTCATTGAATGAAGACTATGatggcagcactggggacactggggcagcCAGCTCTCGGGCTGGTGTTAGGAGTAATGATGGTCCCAGGAGTTTAGCAGAGGAGTATTCCCTGGTTCCCTTAAACAGACGAAAGCAATATTCTGCCCAGAGTTTTCATGATGCTGTAGAAAGATTTTTGAGAGGATTCTGAGCTTTGGCACATCCATTTTGAATTTGGGAGCCAAATCTGTGGAGATGCAAATGCCTGTCATCATGTGCAGAGTTTATTGTAATACAGGCTGAAGCCTGCAGAGAAGCCATGAAGGTTCAAGCAGAGTAAAGCTCAGTATATTGCTCTTAGATTGATAGACAGCTAGAAAGTTATTTGCATTCCAGTTTTGTCTCCTTGATATGTGTTGCTGCCTTCTTCAGGAGCTTAAAAACCTTTAGTAATCATAAGgcattaaaaatggaaaaattacttTGAGTCTAAGCTAATGTAATGACTATTTCTTTTGCAATTTTGAGAGATAGAggcaaaatgcagctttttttttttttatttctcagcagTAGAGTATCTATTTAATAGCTTCTTGAAGGATATTTGAAATTCAAAGCCTTTGTTTATGCCAGTATTTCCTTTCACTAAATGCTTTAATTTACCCTATAGAGGCCTAGAGgctttggtggttttttttttgtgtgttttttctttaacttgATCTAAATCTAAAAATTGTATTCTGCTGCATATATTTGATTATTCATATATAAGCAGTTATGTATGATAATGTGAAATAGCTAGAGCACAACCTGCTTAAAAAGTCGCACACCCTTTGGCTGTTAACTTGTCacatgaattaaaaataaaaaaaatatattctgagGACCTTATTaaatttttcagttattttttgaGATAGTGCGTAGCTGAAAATAATCTGGATTTCTCAGCTGAGAAATTTTGGcttagatatttttcttttatttagttAAGGGCTAGATTTTAGGAGTATATAccttagcctaacagtaaaATGCTAGTGCATGGTTACTGGAAAATGGCTCTACTTCAGGAACTTGATCCATGGGGATCATTGAAGCCTAGCTCCTGGCAGAGACGGGCCCCAAAAATCTTATTAGGTGCCAGGGAatattgtccaaatgcttcctgTACTCTTTCAGGCTGATGatgtgaccacttccctggggagcctgttccagtgctcaagCACCCTCTGGGTGGAGAA encodes:
- the LOC131566761 gene encoding uncharacterized protein LOC131566761, with translation MAQQSSLRALGPPGEEDVAADSQTQQPARPRSGRSRRRRRRQAAPASRGKDEPRTVQVYKFSSHAPPASGHCSGGGSRRPELPDDGDVMGMMARAAGYWVRPETPRCWVRGCACACACSEAEREEGHPSGSRVLPSELDEDDSSTSMIREELFSLNEDYDGSTGDTGAASSRAGVRSNDGPRSLAEEYSLVPLNRRKQYSAQSFHDAVERFLRGF